The following proteins are co-located in the Candida dubliniensis CD36 chromosome 3, complete sequence genome:
- a CDS encoding 2-enoyl thioester reductase (Similar to S. cerevisiae ETR1): protein MYSLLKRPSLLATHQFRTMITAQAVLYSQHGEPKDVLFTQKFEIDDDHLTPNQVVVKTLASPVNPSDINQIQGVYPSKPEKTTAFGTSQPAAPCGNEGLFEVLKVGDNVKGLEVGDWVIPANVNFGTWRTHALGEEQDFIQLPNPTQSRTSGKPYGLSLNQGATISVNPMTAYLMLTHYVKLTPGKDWFIQNGGNSAVGKYASQVGKLLNFNSISVIRDRPNLEEVVGELKGLGATQVITEEQNNSKEFGPTIKGWIKESGGEAKLALNCVGGKSSTGIARKLNNNGLMLTYGGMSFQPVTIPTSLHIFKNFTSAGFWVTELLKHNRELKLKTLNQIIEWYESGQLKDAKSNETKFDGSKELHELYKDGVANSKAGKQLITY, encoded by the coding sequence ATGTACTCTTTATTGAAACGTCCAAGCTTGTTAGCTACTCACCAATTCAGAACTATGATTACTGCTCAAGCTGTGCTTTATAGCCAACACGGTGAACCCAAAGATGTGTTGTTCACCCAGAAGTTTGAGATCGACGACGATCACTTAACTCCGAACCAAGTTGTGGTGAAAACGTTGGCTTCGCCAGTAAACCCATCCgatattaatcaaatccAAGGGGTTTACCCATCAAAACCAGAAAAGACTACTGCGTTTGGGACATCACAGCCAGCAGCACCATGTGGGAACGAAGGGTTATTTGAAGTTCTTAAGGTTGGAGACAATGTGAAGGGTCTTGAGGTTGGCGACTGGGTTATCCCAGCCAATGTCAATTTTGGTACTTGGAGAACTCATGCTTTAGGGGAGGAGCAGgattttattcaattgcCTAACCCAACCCAATCTAGAACCAGTGGCAAACCGTACGGGTTATCGCTCAACCAAGGGGCCACAATCTCCGTCAACCCCATGACCGCCTACCTTATGTTGACCCATTACGTCAAGTTGACCCCAGGAAAGGATTGGTTTATTCAAAATGGTGGCAACTCTGCTGTGGGTAAGTATGCGTCGCAGGTTgggaaattgttgaatttcaaCTCGATATCGGTCATTAGAGATAGACCTAATCTTGAAGAGGTTGTGGGTGAGTTGAAGGGATTGGGAGCCACGCAAGTGATTACTGAAGAGCAGAACAATTCGAAAGAGTTTGGTCCTACTATTAAAGGCTGGATTAAAGAGTCTGGTGGTGAAGCAAAGTTGGCACTCAATTGTGTTGGTGGGAAAAGCTCTACTGGTATTGCAAGAAAgttgaataataatgggTTGATGTTGACGTACGGGGGGATGTCATTCCAGCCAGTAACTATCCCCACGTCATTACACATTTTCAAGAACTTTACTAGTGCTGGGTTCTGGGTGACTGAGTTGTTGAAACACAATAGGGaattaaagttgaaaaCATTGAATCAGATTATTGAATGGTACGAATCGGGTCAATTGAAGGATGCCAAGTCGAATGAAACTAAGTTTGACGGTAGTAAGGAATTGCACGAGTTGTATAAAGATGGGGTAGCCAATTCTAAAGCCGGTAAGCAGTTGATCACATATTAG